DNA from Onychomys torridus chromosome 1, mOncTor1.1, whole genome shotgun sequence:
CACTCCAGGGGAACTAGTCTCTTCTATACAGAGTCCACATATTTATTCTGACTCGTAAAACACCTGATCTTCTCAGCTGCTTACTCTTTCGCCCCTCCtcccgtgtgtgtatgtgtacagaaCTGAGTATATATACTGCACACTGCACAGTAAGTTCATTTGCGGAGTGCAGAGGTGTGTATGCTAATGTGTGTAGCTGTTAAGAGCCCACAGATTTCTGATGCATGAATCATCAGTTGGGGTAAATGTTGGGAAGCCACTGCCCATAAATAAGAGACCAGTCCCTGACCAATCTGGTCAGCCCATGATCCCAGGCACCCCAGAGGCTGGTGTCCGGGACTGGGGCTCTGGTTGTCTTTCTCCTCAAACACCAGGACGTACCTCTCACAGGTATTTCTGGTTTCCTTGGAGTCTCTGAAATTTAAGGATGGAATGAGATGGGAGTAAAAGGCAGGAGACAGGACAAACGGGTGACTCAGAGACTCTATTTCCAAGGGTCACAGCCAGGTTTTACTGCGGACAGGCAGAGAGATCCATTCATGGTACAGATACTTTTAGGAATCCATCATGTACCTGCCCAGGGGGCTAGGACACCATGGAGAATGTGGCTGAGGAACTCTCCCCTCACCAAGCTTATTCTCTCATGGGAGAGGCAGAATCTGACAGAAAAAAAGCTGCTTTTAAAAGCCATGAAAAAAATGGGATAAACACATGGAAAATGACAGGGGATGCTTAGTTGGTCAGGGAAGAGCAGAGTATGAGCTATGCCTAAATACTCACGGTGGGTTCTATGGAGACTTGTAggaagaaacttccagaaaaGGGTGGATGAGATGTCCAGGCCCCCACTCAAGTCTTCAGGGACTCTGGATCAGAGTTGCTGGAGTCAGATTGGAGAGTGAGGAATGactcagagaagcaggaaggttggtggaggtgggatggggtTGACTGTTTTCCCCTAGGGAGAGAGAAATCCCAGATCCAAGTGGGAGAATGACTTTCCGGTTCCCTCCTGCAAAGACTCACGTGAACAGGACATTTACAGAAGCccccttcctccaggaagccaccTTAATCTACCGTAGGCCTCAcgcacacacccccccccccccccccccccccgccccagcctcTTTGTTTTCCAGCTGAATCAGTCAGTCAGTTTTCCAGATGAACCGATAACTCTCCCATGGTTTGTACCTGAGCATGGCTCCCCGTCAGCTTGGTTCTGGTCGTGTGGTTCTCTGGTCTTGAGCATGTAAAGGCCCAAAGTTAGGAAACGGGTCTGCCTGGGGTTCTGGTTGGGAACTCCTGATGAGCGAATGGTTTTGATCCACCATCCACTCACTTCTGGGCAATTTAACCTGTGCCCGGCGCTGTACCCGGTGCTAGGGAACCTCTTTCAGTGCTACTTCGCCACTCCCTGGCATCTGACACCCAGCGTTGTGGAGGTCCTGTTCCTCTTGTTTTCAAGTTCTATGTCCCAGGACAGGCATACACTCAAGCTCTGGAACCCCTATCTGTTCCTGATGTCACGTCCCGAGCGGTGCCGCACCGGGGGACCCTCCGCTCCCCCGACCCCCACGCCGTCTATAACTTGTGGCCAGCGGGAACGCGGCGCGCCCCGGGGCCACATCTGGCAGAGCGGGCGCGCGCGTGTCACTAAGACGCTCATTCACCGGCGCAGCTGTCGCCATAACAACCGGAGCCCCGGAGTCCTGGCGACGCTGGGGCGGAGGTTGGGGTGGCGGCGGCCTCGGGAGGGACCCGGCGGGAGCGGGGGCGGTCCACACGAGCTGGGCGCTGCAAGCTCACCCGCGGGCGGGAGGGCGCCACGCACGTCGCCACGGCCGTCCCCGCGGGCGGGGACCGAGCCCTCCGCCGAGCCTTGGAGCAGACGCGCGCTGAGCCCCGACTCTATGGCCCGCGGGGAGCGCGCCGCCGCTGCGCCGCCCACCCGCAGCCGGAACCCGAgctccagagccaggcagagtgcAGCGGCGCGCGCCGCGGGCCGGGGCCCAGGGGCCGGGCCGCCCCGGGCGCGGGGCATGGGAGCCCGATAGCCGGGTGGCGCGAGGATCCCCACAGCCGGCAGGATCCGCCGAGAGAAGACCGCCGAGCCCAGGGAGAACCGGAGACAGCGAACCGCCCGCCCCCGGCCGCAGCCCCGCCAGGGCCCTCCCCCGGAGGCGCGCACTCGCGCGCGCACACACTTGCACACCTTTCCTCGGCTCCTGCCCAACCTTGCCTGCCCCCCGCTGAAGCACCCCTGGGGTCCCGATGCCATGGGTAACAACTTCTCCAGTGTCTCCTCTCTGCAGCGAGGAAACCCGAATCGCGCGTCTCGGGGCCACCCCCAGAACCTCAAAGGTAAGCTTCGCCCCGGGGCTCAGCTGGAGGGCTGCGGCGCAGGTGGAGAGGTGGGCAGAGGTGCGGTCGGGGAGGACCGGCAGGTGCCACCTGTTGTGTACATTTGGACAGCGGGAGAGGCACTTCTGGCAGTGGAGGTGGCCTGGGGTAGCAGCTGATGGGTGCTGATGGTGGAAATGAGGGAGGATGGCGGTCGGTGGAGGTCTGCGCAGTTCTGCCTGTCTGCCCTGACAACGTCACTGGAGTCTCCTCCTGTGATGTTAGGCGTGAAGAGGTGGGAAAGGCATTTGCGGGGTGGATAGGGCAGTGTGGAGGGAAACCCAGGTTCTCCAGCTGAGCTTCGCAAGAGAGTCACCGTGGTCTTCTTTGTATCTGCCTTGGCCCGGGGAGATCCGGCTGGAGGCACTAGTTGCATTTCCAAGCAACTAAGGGCTCTAAGAGGGTCTTAGAGATCCAGGACTAAAAAGGCAGGAGCCGAGGGCGTGCTCCCAGGGTCTTCTGCAGCGCGCGGTCTTTTGCACCGACTGAATCAGCTTGGTTTTTTCAGTTCACCTAAAGACAAAGTATCTGGCCTGAACCCTAGAAAGAGGGGTAGGGAGCTTCGAAATGGATGTACCTTCACCAGGAATGTTTGCTATATCCCTCCATCCACCCAGCATCCTCTGGGGAGGCCCTAAGCCCTGCCCCAGGCCTCACAGCTTCCAACATGTCTCTGACCTTTGGAGGATGCTGCTAGGTTCTCCCAGGCACTTGAACCCAGCTAATCCTCTCCCGGAAAGCTGCTTTCCTGTCGTTATCAGAGCCAGTTGCACGTAGTTCTAGGGGCACAATGCTAGCTAAAAGACGCAGGGCTTCCCAAACAACAACACTTAAAACacataacacaaaacaaacaaacaaaaacccaaaccccacTTCTCAGTCTCCTGAGATAAGACTAGGGTAGCAGTAGTGCCCTTTAGCCCAGAGCCTTGGTGTTTACAAAGGCTGTTCAGACATCTTTTCAGGAAGTGCAGAGGCTTCTCTGGATGGTCAGCAGAAGTAATCATATCCGTTTCATAGATGAGGGGACCTGGGGTTTGTTACAGAGCCAGTGAGAgtaagaaacagagtcaggctTCGGGCCCTAAAGGaactctgtctcctgtcttgctaGGCAGTTAACCTCAAGATGGAGACGGGATGATAGACATATCACCATCCTACATTCTAACTCTGTCTTTCAGAATTTCACCTCCACTTTGTTCAGGAAAATCAGTGGGTCTTAGTGGATTTACGGAAATTAATATGGTGATACATGCATAGGCCCTCTTGGAGTCATGTTTACTGACCTGGTAATTCCTCATAGAAGAACTGATGTGAGGAAATGGAGGTGCAGGTGGCACTTGCATCATTAGGCTAGGATGCTCATGTTGGTATCATTTAGACTAGGAAAACAAGTGAGTGCTTAAGGCATCATGGTATCACCCCTTGGGGAAGGATTGTACTTTCAAAGACTGATGACTTGGGAGACTGCTTGCAGCATAAGAACTGTATTCCAAGCTATAAAGACTTCGTGATCCCTGCCCGCTTTGTGCTCCCCATTTTGTTAAAGAGCAGTTATGTGAATAAGAAGGAAAAACCAACAATCTCAAAACAAGAGTCAAAGGGAACATTTCTTAAGGGCTCTAGGTGATGAATCACAtgcaatttccttcctttttatttatattttcttttcacattATTGTTTTTACGTTGGTTTCATACAGTATATGATGCATTCTGCTTAccctctccccctcttctacTTTCCACCCACATATATGAGCCCTCCCTCTTCCCTACCTGTTCTTTTCCTAGGttcatgattttttattttgttgtagggcctggtttttttttttttttttttttttaatccagggCCATCTGTGTACTCTGTGGGTTGGGGCTGTGCGTGGAGTTTGGTGGGGTTCCTAGTGGATGCACCCCTGAAGGCAGCAATTGTCCCTTTCCCTGGAGTGAGGGGTGGGGTCCTCTGAGCCCTTCCCCAGTCCGCAGCTGGCTGTTGATGGCCCATTTTTGTGCAGACCCAGTGCAGTCCTCTGCAGTTGTGGAGAGAGTTCATGATTGCAATGACTATGTACttcccagaagatggcatttcacaGTCCTTCCCATACTGAGTCTcttacactcttcctgcctctcttccttaatgttccctaagccttggaGGGAATGATACAAATGTCTTATTTGGGGCTGAGCATTCAtctgtcacttattctcagcaccttgtgAAGCcgttgtggtaatattttatttgtatgttaataaataaagtttgtctggagatcaaaggaaatagcaagccattaagtaaacatagaagtcaggaagcggtagcacacgcccttaatccattcacgtggcaggcagggtctctgtgtgttcaaggacacactagggaacagccaagtgtagtgccacacacctttaatcccagtaccagccatagagacctggaggtctgtacaggcaggcagtaacaaggaagtgaggagTCCCAGGAACTGTACACCTTTTTACCTAACATCTAGGTTTATGGGGGGGATGtgagccaatgagaggacagaacagcaagacaataaaagcctgggtagacaggaaagtcgtggcatttggaagctacagagctggtgaggtaaggtggttggtggctctcactatttccctgatctctaaggctttcatgcctatatttgactccatgttttttagttaataagaatgtttagaaattcatctacaagcaTCTTTGTGTCCATCACAGTTCACTGAAAAGAGAGATTTCTCTGATTAAGGTAAGGCTGAGCGTGGTAattgtctatgggtataaacatacatttagaaggtagtttgacactgtctgtagttggagaccttctctccagcccccaccaagccctgttagtccaacaacccacttataaaataaacacacagacacatattatttaaactgcttggccattagctcaggcctaccattgtctagctcttactcttatatttagcccatttctattaatctatacttggccatgtggctcgtggcttaccagtaccttacatctttcttgtcatggcggtggctggcagtgtctcttcacccagccttccacttcccacaattcttctcctccttgtcccgcctaccctatcctttcctgtctggctactggccaattagtactttatttattttaactaatcagagcaacacatttgacatacagaacatcccacagcactatgtCATTTTAGCTGAACAACAGGACCTCTAGGTACTGTAACAATGTGCTTTAGCAGGTGTTGAACAATACTAAGAACggattccctcctgtggagtgggTCTCGAATCAGAGCGTAAAGTTGTGGTTACTTCTGTAACAGTTGCGCCATGATTGCACAAAGTGGGCCTGTCTTGCCTCACAGTTTGGTATCATAGTTTAGAGGATTCACAGCTTGGTAGGACCGCTGATGCCCTATCTCCCCACAGCAGCTTGGCTAGTACTTTCAGCACTATGAAAGTTTGCCATGGGGAAGAGGACTCCacgtcagttccagcttgatctCTTTATTTCATGCAGCCAAGGTGTGTCTTCAGCAGCAGGGTCTTATCGTCTAGTCCTGGTGGACATCCAAGAGGACTGGCAAGAGC
Protein-coding regions in this window:
- the LOC118572354 gene encoding uncharacterized protein LOC118572354, with translation MASGPQGCFSGGQARLGRSRGKVCKCVRARVRASGGGPWRGCGRGRAVRCLRFSLGSAVFSRRILPAVGILAPPGYRAPMPRARGGPAPGPRPAARAAALCLALELGFRLRVGGAAAARSPRAIESGLSARLLQGSAEGSVPARGDGRGDVRGALPPAGELAAPSSCGPPPLPPGPSRGRRHPNLRPSVARTPGLRLLWRQLRR